In Plantibacter sp. PA-3-X8, one DNA window encodes the following:
- a CDS encoding carboxylesterase family protein, producing MTDTRGTPATHQPVRSWLGILYATAERFRRPELLPFNPELPYDQKGAAPLQAGDTTWLEADNGFSEDCLNLSVWAPTDAGDEPLPVIVYIFGGGFEYGSNTQTTSDTSGLAATGRAIGVSLNYRLGPFGWLSLSQYGGALDEASNLGLQDIITALRWVQENISQFGGDPGNVTVTGHSAGSMSCIALPAAPTADGLYHHLASFSGPPSRTVPAWWAEELAHRLLSELGLRDNPEGLLQVDARVLAETLARVTPRELGARNSIDNTTLGIVDDHAQPGGVLIGHPFSALESGRRRDIDILLSSATEEVDYWVINNMPGFDPGSADHIVDELVATTRIPRSRAQRIVDTYNVDGASPAQVRANILTDYIFTLPVTRAALAHAAGGGTTYRLAIGSAAGAPAIHGTELYGIVGQERPGASAEQNNRDALVRDALLAIACGNVDALWPPVSDIPTAKSIGTLPYDPTGYAEIVLDLFNGIARP from the coding sequence ATGACCGACACCCGCGGCACACCCGCCACCCACCAACCGGTTCGTTCCTGGCTGGGCATACTCTACGCAACGGCGGAACGGTTCCGCCGACCCGAGCTTCTGCCCTTCAACCCCGAGCTGCCCTACGACCAGAAAGGCGCCGCGCCACTGCAGGCGGGGGACACGACATGGCTCGAAGCCGACAACGGATTCAGTGAGGACTGCCTGAATCTCAGCGTGTGGGCACCCACGGATGCCGGTGACGAACCCTTGCCGGTGATCGTGTACATCTTCGGCGGCGGGTTCGAGTACGGCTCGAACACCCAAACCACCTCGGACACCTCCGGACTCGCCGCAACGGGACGCGCGATCGGAGTGTCGCTGAACTACCGGCTCGGTCCTTTCGGATGGCTCTCACTCTCGCAGTACGGCGGTGCGCTGGACGAGGCCTCGAACCTTGGGCTGCAGGACATCATCACCGCCCTTCGGTGGGTACAGGAGAACATCTCCCAGTTCGGCGGCGACCCCGGCAACGTCACCGTCACCGGCCACAGCGCCGGATCGATGTCATGCATTGCGCTTCCCGCCGCGCCCACCGCCGACGGCCTGTACCACCACCTAGCGTCGTTCTCCGGCCCCCCGTCCCGCACGGTGCCGGCTTGGTGGGCTGAAGAGCTTGCCCACAGGCTGCTCAGCGAACTGGGCCTCCGCGACAACCCCGAAGGTCTCCTCCAGGTCGACGCCCGGGTGCTTGCAGAAACCCTGGCGAGAGTCACCCCGCGGGAGCTCGGTGCCCGCAACAGCATCGACAACACCACCTTGGGCATCGTCGATGATCACGCCCAGCCCGGCGGAGTGCTCATCGGGCACCCTTTCTCCGCGCTCGAGTCAGGGCGCCGTCGCGACATCGACATCCTGCTCAGCTCCGCTACCGAGGAAGTCGACTACTGGGTCATCAACAACATGCCCGGGTTCGACCCCGGCAGCGCCGACCACATCGTTGATGAACTCGTGGCCACCACCCGCATTCCTCGCAGCCGCGCCCAGCGCATCGTCGACACCTACAACGTCGACGGTGCCAGTCCCGCGCAGGTGCGCGCCAACATCCTCACCGACTACATCTTCACCCTGCCCGTCACCCGGGCAGCCCTGGCCCATGCCGCGGGCGGCGGGACCACGTACCGGCTCGCCATCGGCTCCGCGGCAGGTGCACCAGCCATCCACGGCACCGAGCTGTACGGCATCGTCGGGCAAGAACGCCCCGGCGCCAGCGCTGAGCAGAACAACCGCGACGCGCTCGTCCGCGACGCTCTGCTCGCGATCGCTTGCGGCAACGTCGATGCGCTCTGGCCACCGGTGAGCGACATACCCACCGCGAAGAGCATCGGCACCCTGCCGTATGACCCGACCGGCTACGCCGAAATCGTGCTCGACCTCTTCAACGGCATCGCACGCCCGTAA
- a CDS encoding TetR/AcrR family transcriptional regulator: MRRGRPNDPGRRDRILQATLEVIKADGIEAASYRGIAAHAGVPLGSMTYYFPTLENLILDALDSTRGDLEPRYAAPLRHARTRADIVDALVDATIGATSPSLADIRLYEEIRHHGVRNPKVAAVLQAVEDDSLVMLDGILPESSALTINAMLWGWWSHRLAHPDAELDETTVRQAFDALIPKTALDLPIHETEEDHA, translated from the coding sequence ATGCGTCGAGGTAGACCGAACGACCCCGGACGGCGGGACCGGATCCTCCAGGCGACCCTCGAGGTCATCAAAGCCGACGGCATCGAAGCCGCGTCCTACCGCGGCATCGCAGCTCACGCCGGGGTTCCTCTGGGATCGATGACGTACTACTTCCCGACCCTCGAAAACCTCATCCTCGATGCACTCGACTCGACCCGAGGCGATCTCGAACCCCGATACGCAGCCCCACTTCGCCACGCTCGCACCCGAGCCGACATCGTCGATGCGCTCGTCGACGCGACGATCGGTGCGACCAGCCCCAGCCTCGCCGACATCCGCCTGTATGAGGAGATCCGCCACCACGGCGTCCGGAATCCCAAGGTCGCCGCAGTGTTGCAGGCGGTCGAGGATGACTCACTCGTGATGCTCGATGGGATCCTCCCCGAGAGCAGCGCATTGACGATCAACGCCATGCTGTGGGGCTGGTGGAGTCACCGCCTCGCACACCCGGACGCTGAGCTCGACGAGACAACCGTCCGTCAGGCGTTCGACGCTCTGATCCCGAAAACCGCTCTCGACCTGCCCATTCATGAAACGGAAGAAGATCATGCCTGA
- a CDS encoding MmcQ/YjbR family DNA-binding protein: protein MTLSGAQVQQTARDTAASLDGTTSGRPFTPHLEVWKVGEKVFLVVTEDDPDLQIITVKADPHFGDALRRDHGTITPGRYFDKHHWISIGSGPGITAALTEDLVHGSYELASDHPAKAHS from the coding sequence ATGACGCTCTCTGGGGCGCAGGTCCAGCAGACCGCTCGCGACACTGCAGCGTCCCTCGATGGCACCACGAGCGGGCGACCGTTCACCCCGCACCTTGAGGTGTGGAAGGTGGGGGAGAAGGTGTTCCTGGTGGTGACCGAGGATGATCCTGATCTGCAGATCATCACGGTGAAAGCGGACCCTCATTTCGGTGATGCTCTCCGCCGCGACCACGGAACGATCACGCCCGGGCGGTACTTCGACAAGCACCATTGGATCTCCATCGGATCCGGTCCCGGGATCACGGCTGCGCTGACTGAGGATCTCGTGCACGGCTCATACGAACTCGCCAGCGACCACCCCGCGAAAGCGCACTCGTGA
- a CDS encoding zinc-binding dehydrogenase: MPETMRAIRLDGPVDIDGLTISNVPIPEVKQGQVRIRVRAFGVNESEATSREGESSPDFSFPRILGIEAVGVVDAVGDGVALHPGQKVATMMGGLGRAIDGSYAEYTVVDAAQVIPFDTGLGWDVTGGLPEMLQTAHGSITTGLSLQRGQCVLIHGGTSTVGLTAIAIAHQLGATVIATTRNPASTNILTRAGADYTVMDDDTLAESVHAIATDGLDAALELVSATSLPTMLSVVRSGGTVCFVGALNGTWTIPDFDPFMIPNGVHLTSYAGDADDLTPDALDRYLRAIEAGTFTVTIADVYHGLEGVPDAHRALESRHRPGKLVVVLPTT; encoded by the coding sequence ATGCCTGAGACCATGCGCGCCATCCGACTGGACGGGCCGGTAGACATCGACGGACTCACGATCAGCAACGTACCGATCCCGGAAGTGAAGCAGGGGCAGGTGCGCATTCGAGTGAGAGCGTTCGGCGTCAACGAATCGGAAGCCACCAGCAGAGAGGGCGAGTCGAGCCCTGACTTCTCCTTCCCACGGATCCTCGGCATCGAAGCGGTCGGCGTCGTCGACGCCGTCGGGGACGGCGTCGCGCTCCACCCCGGCCAGAAAGTCGCCACCATGATGGGCGGCCTCGGTCGGGCCATCGATGGCAGCTACGCCGAGTACACCGTCGTCGACGCTGCCCAGGTGATCCCGTTCGACACCGGTCTGGGGTGGGACGTCACCGGCGGCCTGCCCGAGATGCTGCAGACCGCGCACGGGTCGATAACGACCGGGCTGAGCCTGCAGCGCGGACAGTGCGTCCTCATCCACGGCGGAACCTCCACGGTCGGCCTGACCGCGATCGCGATCGCCCACCAGCTCGGCGCAACGGTCATCGCGACCACCCGAAACCCGGCGAGCACAAATATCCTCACCCGGGCCGGCGCCGACTACACCGTCATGGACGACGACACGCTCGCCGAGTCCGTCCACGCCATCGCGACGGACGGCCTCGATGCCGCCCTCGAACTCGTCAGCGCAACATCGCTTCCGACAATGCTCTCGGTCGTTCGTTCAGGTGGAACCGTCTGCTTCGTCGGCGCCCTGAACGGAACCTGGACCATCCCCGACTTCGACCCGTTCATGATCCCCAACGGAGTCCACCTCACCAGCTACGCCGGCGACGCCGATGACCTCACACCAGACGCACTAGACCGCTACCTGCGGGCGATCGAAGCGGGCACATTCACCGTCACCATCGCCGATGTCTACCACGGCCTCGAGGGCGTCCCAGACGCCCACCGCGCCCTCGAATCCCGCCACCGCCCCGGAAAGCTGGTCGTCGTCCTGCCCACCACTTGA
- a CDS encoding recombinase family protein encodes MRQIGYTRVSTAGQDAQLQLDALVDAGVQKRDVFADVTSGSRAAIERPGMVKLLEYAEAGDTVIVWRIDRLGRSLIDVLNTVELLRSREIQVRSLSDGIDPATSTGRLMLHMLATLAEYERELIVERVNAGIAAARESGTRFGRPPVNPDIITEKLAIVAEARGRGRTAAEAAALVGWSRASLYRHQTNTTARTP; translated from the coding sequence ATGAGGCAGATCGGATACACCAGAGTTAGCACCGCCGGCCAGGACGCGCAGCTGCAGCTCGACGCTCTTGTCGACGCTGGCGTGCAGAAGCGCGACGTGTTCGCTGACGTGACCTCCGGCAGCAGGGCCGCGATCGAGCGCCCCGGCATGGTGAAGTTGCTCGAGTACGCCGAGGCAGGCGACACCGTGATCGTGTGGCGCATCGACCGACTCGGCCGCTCCCTCATCGACGTCCTCAACACCGTCGAGCTCCTACGCAGCCGCGAGATCCAGGTGCGATCCCTCTCCGACGGCATCGACCCCGCAACATCAACGGGCCGACTCATGCTGCACATGCTCGCCACCCTGGCCGAGTACGAACGTGAGCTCATCGTCGAACGCGTGAACGCCGGCATCGCTGCGGCACGCGAATCAGGCACACGGTTTGGGCGCCCACCCGTGAACCCCGACATCATCACCGAGAAGCTCGCCATCGTCGCCGAAGCCCGCGGCCGCGGCCGCACCGCCGCAGAAGCCGCCGCACTCGTCGGCTGGAGCAGAGCCTCGCTCTACAGACACCAGACCAACACCACTGCACGAACACCCTGA
- a CDS encoding carboxylesterase family protein: protein MIDTSNTLSTEHAVRAWLGIPFATAERFRKPTLLPFNPDLPYDQKGPAPLQAGDTAWLEADNGVSEDCLNLNIWAPDDADGETLPVVVYVFGGGWMLGSNTQTTSNVAGLAATGRVIGVAINYRLGAFGALSLSQYGGALSEASNLALQDIITALQWVKQNISRFGGNPDNVTVTGHSAGAFSTLALLAAPAADGLFHHIAAFSGMPSRQVPAWGAEERAHAVLTTLGIQDDPDRLVDIDAHLLADTMAGTQSADPGSAHGIDSDVIAIVDDRNQPGGILTDHPMRVLESGRHADVDILFSSSTGETDWWVNHRSEDFDPGTIDNLVDEFSHRNRIPRSRARQLIEAFDTAERTPIQVRSALLTNYSFTLPQVRGALAHAAAGGRAYLLAIAPVAEAEAVHGTEMYGIVGQKRPGASDEVLARDLVVRDSLLALATGRTDELWAPVTEVPITNGIGDMPYDATAHAEDMLAIFDGIERP, encoded by the coding sequence ATGATCGACACCAGCAACACACTCAGCACCGAGCACGCAGTTCGTGCCTGGCTGGGCATTCCGTTCGCCACCGCCGAGCGGTTCCGCAAGCCCACCCTGCTGCCCTTCAACCCCGACTTGCCCTACGACCAGAAGGGCCCCGCACCGCTGCAGGCAGGAGACACCGCCTGGCTTGAGGCCGACAACGGGGTCAGCGAGGACTGCCTGAACCTCAACATTTGGGCTCCGGACGACGCCGACGGTGAAACTCTTCCGGTCGTCGTCTACGTCTTCGGCGGCGGCTGGATGCTCGGATCGAACACCCAGACCACGTCCAACGTCGCCGGGCTCGCGGCGACCGGCCGCGTCATCGGGGTGGCCATCAACTACCGACTCGGTGCTTTCGGCGCGCTATCGCTCTCGCAGTACGGCGGCGCACTGAGCGAAGCCTCGAACCTCGCGCTGCAGGACATCATCACCGCCCTGCAGTGGGTGAAACAGAACATCTCCCGATTCGGCGGCAACCCTGACAACGTGACCGTCACCGGCCACAGCGCCGGCGCGTTCTCCACCCTCGCCCTGCTCGCTGCGCCGGCAGCTGACGGACTCTTTCACCACATCGCCGCGTTCTCTGGCATGCCCTCGCGTCAGGTGCCCGCCTGGGGTGCAGAGGAACGCGCCCACGCAGTCCTCACCACCCTCGGCATCCAAGACGACCCCGATCGCCTCGTGGACATCGACGCGCATCTGCTCGCCGACACGATGGCTGGGACCCAGTCCGCGGACCCCGGCTCAGCGCACGGAATCGACAGCGATGTCATCGCCATCGTCGACGACCGCAACCAACCCGGCGGCATACTCACCGACCACCCCATGCGCGTCCTCGAGTCGGGACGACACGCGGACGTCGACATCCTCTTCAGCAGCAGCACCGGCGAGACCGACTGGTGGGTGAACCACCGAAGTGAAGACTTCGACCCCGGCACCATCGACAACCTGGTCGACGAGTTCTCACACCGCAACCGCATCCCTCGCAGCCGCGCACGACAGCTCATCGAAGCCTTCGACACCGCAGAACGCACCCCGATCCAGGTCCGCAGCGCCCTGCTGACCAACTACTCCTTCACCCTCCCTCAAGTGCGCGGCGCGCTCGCGCACGCCGCCGCCGGCGGCCGCGCGTACCTGCTCGCAATCGCCCCCGTCGCCGAAGCCGAAGCCGTCCACGGCACCGAGATGTACGGCATCGTCGGCCAGAAACGACCAGGAGCCAGCGACGAGGTACTCGCCCGCGACCTCGTGGTCCGCGACTCTCTCCTCGCCCTTGCTACCGGAAGGACCGACGAGCTGTGGGCGCCCGTGACCGAGGTGCCCATCACGAACGGCATCGGCGACATGCCCTACGACGCCACGGCTCATGCCGAAGACATGCTGGCGATCTTCGACGGCATCGAGCGTCCATGA
- a CDS encoding arsenic resistance protein produces the protein MAIEPVLALPLFATFLGVPFAAIGRSLRDVRFLGAVGLVNFVIVPVVAYGLLRFVADQPALLFGVLLVLLTPCIDYVIVFAGLAGGAAERLLAAAPLLMLTQILLLAVYLLLFIGPSGVAAVELGPFVRAFLLLIVLPLTAAAATQRLAKRHRIGRGIERTMLALMVPLMVATLFTVVASQAGAVNTAALQLLVLVPLYAAFLVIMAFIGTGAGRLFRLDVPATRALVFSGATRNSLVVLPLALALPASLVLAPVVVVTQTLVELVGMVAFVQLVPRLVRARKPAR, from the coding sequence GTGGCGATCGAGCCGGTGCTCGCGCTGCCGCTGTTCGCGACGTTCCTCGGAGTGCCATTCGCCGCCATCGGGCGTTCCCTTCGCGACGTCCGGTTCCTCGGCGCGGTCGGGCTGGTGAACTTCGTCATCGTCCCGGTGGTCGCCTACGGGCTGTTGCGGTTCGTCGCGGATCAACCGGCGCTGCTGTTCGGGGTGCTCCTGGTGCTGCTGACGCCATGCATCGACTACGTGATCGTGTTCGCCGGCCTCGCCGGAGGAGCCGCGGAGCGCCTGCTCGCGGCGGCTCCGCTGCTGATGCTCACGCAGATCCTCTTGCTGGCCGTCTACCTGCTGCTGTTCATCGGTCCCAGCGGTGTCGCGGCCGTCGAGCTCGGCCCGTTCGTGCGCGCATTCCTGCTGCTCATCGTGCTGCCACTGACCGCGGCCGCGGCGACCCAGCGGCTCGCCAAGCGGCACCGGATCGGGCGCGGGATCGAACGCACCATGCTGGCGCTCATGGTGCCGCTGATGGTCGCCACGCTGTTCACCGTCGTAGCCTCGCAGGCGGGAGCGGTGAACACCGCGGCCCTGCAGTTGCTCGTGCTCGTGCCGCTGTATGCGGCGTTTCTCGTCATCATGGCGTTCATCGGCACGGGTGCCGGGCGGCTGTTCCGCCTCGACGTCCCGGCGACCCGTGCCCTGGTGTTCAGCGGTGCCACCCGGAACAGCCTTGTCGTCCTGCCGCTCGCGCTCGCGCTGCCCGCTTCGCTCGTGCTTGCGCCCGTGGTGGTCGTGACGCAGACCCTCGTCGAGCTGGTCGGCATGGTCGCGTTCGTACAGCTCGTCCCGCGGCTGGTTCGGGCCCGAAAACCGGCCCGCTGA
- a CDS encoding isopeptide-forming domain-containing fimbrial protein: MSATRPSTLRDDTGTVRKSTAAAVLFALLMGMITVLSVFIPTQPALAAPICAPGNIYVNTGSATPVLNQYSETGALEGSVPVPRSYTDIAFSSDGLTLYGILPGVPSLYTINPDTGAETARVAITGLPATNYFPNALSALADGSLLVGGVGGGSATAQQIFRINPTTGVATLYEAAFPAGFGSAGDFLSLADGDVLAVGSGPNGNALFRISPSFAVTQVGTLPESYGAAQSGGKIYLAGATGNLYEITSVPTAASTAPVPTTILAATGLPFFGATSQQDSGLCSELTIAKSSDPASGTLVTLGQTVTYSITLANTNGTAPAEVDLTDDLSSVLDDATVASAPAVSSGTSLTIDPIADESFRISGVIPVGGQTTITYAVTINDPATGDRQLSNYVIPTGTTPPTSCDPDNTACTTNPISDPALTVAKTVAPAGQASYEVGEELTYSFLVTNTGNVTLTDVVVNEGDFNGSGALSAVAPASVATLAPGASTTFTATYTLTQADVDRGNTTNTATASGTPPTGPPVESPPSTVEVPSVPAPALTVAKTVAPAVRLLTRLVRS, encoded by the coding sequence ATGTCCGCAACACGACCATCGACTCTCCGAGACGATACCGGAACGGTCAGGAAAAGCACCGCGGCTGCCGTGCTGTTCGCCCTCCTGATGGGCATGATCACCGTCCTCAGTGTGTTCATCCCAACCCAGCCCGCCCTTGCAGCGCCGATCTGCGCGCCCGGGAACATCTACGTGAACACGGGAAGCGCTACCCCCGTACTGAACCAGTATTCAGAGACGGGCGCACTCGAAGGCAGCGTCCCGGTTCCGCGCTCATACACAGACATCGCTTTCTCTAGCGACGGCTTGACCCTGTACGGCATCCTCCCCGGCGTGCCATCGCTGTATACGATCAACCCGGATACTGGGGCGGAGACGGCACGTGTCGCTATCACGGGTCTCCCTGCAACCAACTATTTCCCGAACGCTCTGAGCGCGTTGGCAGATGGTTCACTCCTGGTCGGCGGCGTGGGAGGCGGCAGCGCGACCGCGCAGCAGATCTTCCGCATCAACCCCACCACCGGTGTCGCGACCCTGTACGAAGCCGCCTTCCCCGCCGGCTTCGGGTCTGCCGGCGACTTCCTCTCCCTCGCGGACGGCGACGTCCTCGCGGTGGGATCGGGGCCAAATGGAAACGCACTGTTCCGCATCTCACCAAGCTTCGCGGTGACCCAGGTCGGCACCCTTCCCGAGTCGTACGGCGCAGCACAAAGCGGCGGCAAGATCTACCTTGCGGGCGCCACGGGCAATCTGTACGAGATCACATCCGTCCCCACGGCTGCATCGACCGCACCAGTGCCAACGACAATCCTCGCGGCAACCGGGCTTCCCTTCTTCGGTGCTACCTCTCAGCAGGACAGCGGTCTGTGCTCCGAGCTGACCATCGCAAAGTCGTCCGACCCGGCCTCGGGCACCCTGGTGACCCTGGGACAGACGGTGACCTACTCGATCACCCTGGCGAACACGAACGGGACAGCTCCCGCGGAAGTCGACCTCACTGACGATCTGTCCTCGGTGCTCGACGACGCGACAGTCGCCAGCGCACCCGCGGTGTCGTCTGGCACCTCGCTGACGATCGACCCCATTGCAGACGAGAGCTTCCGGATCAGCGGGGTCATTCCGGTCGGCGGCCAGACGACCATCACCTACGCCGTCACGATCAACGATCCAGCAACTGGTGACCGACAGCTGTCGAACTACGTCATCCCTACAGGCACGACCCCACCAACCTCCTGCGACCCCGACAACACCGCGTGCACCACGAACCCCATCTCGGATCCGGCGTTGACGGTTGCGAAGACGGTTGCTCCGGCTGGTCAGGCTTCTTACGAGGTTGGTGAGGAGCTGACGTATTCGTTCCTGGTCACGAACACGGGCAATGTCACGTTGACTGACGTGGTTGTGAACGAGGGCGACTTCAACGGTTCGGGTGCGCTCAGCGCGGTCGCGCCGGCGTCGGTTGCGACGCTTGCTCCCGGGGCGTCGACGACGTTCACGGCGACCTACACGCTGACGCAGGCTGATGTTGATCGCGGGAACACCACGAACACGGCCACGGCCTCGGGCACCCCGCCCACGGGTCCGCCGGTGGAGTCGCCGCCGTCGACGGTCGAGGTTCCCTCGGTCCCAGCACCGGCGTTGACGGTTGCGAAGACGGTTGCTCCGGCTGTCAGGCTTCTTACGAGGTTGGTGAGGAGCTGA
- a CDS encoding TetR/AcrR family transcriptional regulator: protein MNSSENLRTHENDRRFVEARRTHPRYWKTAAKLAAAVIELAAKNPSAQLTVGEIVQRASMNRSTFYTHGRNATDLLNKAMRMALEGAEAPGPMIMTSADDRRAALLLAVGTVADHIREYRTVYETALTDDASADALFRNLTDYIARRLRLEDASLATVRGRAIAAATSEIIRERISAFELFDANDIVETLDTILISEVPGVKR, encoded by the coding sequence ATGAACTCGTCTGAGAACCTTCGGACCCATGAAAACGACCGACGTTTCGTGGAGGCACGTCGGACTCACCCGCGCTACTGGAAAACGGCAGCAAAACTCGCCGCTGCAGTGATCGAGCTCGCTGCGAAGAACCCGTCCGCGCAGCTCACCGTTGGCGAGATCGTTCAACGGGCAAGCATGAACCGATCTACGTTTTACACCCACGGCCGAAACGCGACTGACCTGCTGAACAAAGCTATGCGTATGGCCCTTGAGGGTGCGGAGGCGCCGGGTCCAATGATTATGACCAGCGCCGATGATCGGCGGGCGGCGCTGCTCTTGGCGGTGGGAACCGTAGCCGACCACATTCGGGAATACAGAACTGTATACGAAACAGCGCTTACGGACGATGCATCTGCTGACGCTCTGTTCCGTAACTTGACCGACTACATCGCCCGGCGGCTTCGACTCGAGGACGCATCGCTAGCGACTGTTAGGGGCAGGGCCATCGCTGCTGCTACCTCGGAGATCATCCGCGAGCGGATCTCGGCATTCGAGCTCTTCGACGCAAACGACATTGTGGAAACCCTTGACACGATCCTCATCTCTGAAGTTCCCGGAGTGAAAAGATGA
- a CDS encoding replication-associated recombination protein A: MTGEQPSLFEADDSPRPLADRLRPRTLAEVVGQDHLLADDAPIGRMIDARRLVSMVLWGPPGCGKTTIARLLAERTDLAFEPLSATFSGVADLRKVFQAAKQRREMGQGTLLFVDEIHRFNRAQQDSFLPYVEDGTIVLVGATTENPSFELNGALLSRSQVFVLKRLDELALDTLIDRAEGVLGGPLSLDAHARQSLVAMADGDGRYLLNMIEQIQDLPGPIDTATLAAAVQQRAPLYDKSQEGHYNLISALHKSMRGSDPDAALYWLSRMLLGGEDPLFIARRITRFANEDIGMADPNAIQQSLAAWDVYERLGSPEGEIAIAQAVLYLSTAPKSIGVYRSFNKAWAAAKRTGSLMPPAHVLNAPTRLMKDLGYGKDYQYDPDTDDGFSGANYFPDGMPRETFYEPTDGGYEHAITDRLRHWAQLRTSNQTDSAETDSVPPETK; the protein is encoded by the coding sequence GTGACGGGGGAGCAACCCTCGCTGTTCGAGGCAGACGATTCACCCAGGCCCCTCGCGGATCGGTTGCGCCCCCGAACTCTCGCCGAGGTCGTTGGCCAGGACCACCTGTTGGCAGACGACGCACCGATCGGGCGCATGATCGACGCGCGCCGACTGGTTTCGATGGTGCTCTGGGGTCCGCCCGGGTGTGGGAAGACAACGATCGCGCGTCTGCTCGCCGAGCGAACTGACCTCGCATTCGAGCCGCTGTCGGCGACGTTCTCCGGTGTCGCTGACCTTCGCAAAGTCTTTCAGGCGGCCAAGCAGCGCCGGGAGATGGGCCAGGGAACGTTGCTGTTCGTCGACGAGATCCACCGCTTCAACCGAGCCCAACAGGACTCGTTCCTGCCCTACGTCGAGGACGGCACCATTGTCCTGGTCGGTGCGACGACGGAGAATCCCAGCTTCGAGCTCAACGGTGCGCTGCTGTCACGTAGTCAGGTCTTCGTCCTGAAACGCCTCGATGAACTCGCACTCGACACGCTCATCGACCGAGCCGAAGGTGTCCTCGGCGGACCCCTGTCGCTTGATGCACACGCCCGGCAGTCCCTGGTGGCGATGGCCGACGGGGATGGTCGCTACCTGCTGAACATGATCGAGCAGATTCAGGACCTCCCCGGACCTATCGACACGGCGACGCTGGCGGCCGCAGTGCAGCAACGCGCCCCGCTGTACGACAAATCACAAGAGGGCCATTACAACCTCATCTCCGCGCTTCACAAGTCGATGCGCGGCTCAGATCCTGACGCGGCCCTCTATTGGCTCTCCCGAATGCTCCTCGGCGGGGAAGACCCACTCTTCATCGCCCGGCGCATCACCCGGTTCGCGAACGAAGACATCGGGATGGCCGACCCCAACGCGATCCAGCAGTCTCTCGCCGCCTGGGATGTGTATGAACGGCTCGGCTCCCCGGAGGGGGAGATCGCGATCGCCCAGGCCGTGCTGTACCTCTCGACGGCACCGAAGTCGATCGGTGTGTACCGGAGTTTCAACAAGGCCTGGGCGGCCGCGAAACGGACCGGCTCGCTCATGCCGCCGGCACACGTTCTGAACGCGCCCACCCGGTTGATGAAAGACCTCGGCTACGGGAAGGACTACCAGTACGACCCCGACACCGACGACGGTTTCTCCGGTGCCAACTACTTCCCCGACGGCATGCCCCGCGAAACGTTCTACGAGCCCACCGATGGCGGCTATGAGCACGCCATCACCGACCGCCTCCGCCACTGGGCGCAGCTGCGGACCTCGAACCAGACCGATTCCGCGGAGACTGACTCCGTCCCGCCCGAGACCAAGTGA
- a CDS encoding MmcQ/YjbR family DNA-binding protein yields the protein MDGDELQAQARARVQELPGAQLEHPFGPGWEVYKVRDKVFMLLTDVTGEPIVILKSDPEDAEALQAGHEDITPGYHMNKKHWITLHPSGDLSEQLISDLVTESYLLVVEHLPHARRPVDPTTFGQDL from the coding sequence GTGGACGGCGACGAATTGCAGGCGCAGGCTCGGGCGCGCGTGCAGGAGCTACCCGGAGCGCAGTTGGAGCATCCCTTCGGCCCTGGCTGGGAGGTGTACAAGGTGCGCGACAAGGTGTTCATGTTGCTCACCGATGTGACCGGGGAACCGATCGTGATTCTGAAATCAGACCCGGAGGATGCGGAGGCTCTCCAGGCAGGGCACGAGGACATCACGCCGGGGTACCACATGAACAAGAAGCACTGGATCACGCTGCATCCTTCTGGCGACCTGTCCGAGCAGCTGATCAGCGATCTGGTCACGGAGTCGTATCTGCTCGTGGTTGAGCATCTGCCGCACGCCAGGCGGCCGGTGGACCCTACGACATTCGGGCAGGACCTCTGA